Sequence from the uncultured Flavobacterium sp. genome:
TTTTCAGAACTATAAACGTAATTAAATTGTGCATTAACAGAAAAAGCAGGCGTAAAATCATATTTCAAAAAATCAGAAAGCGTTACTTGTACGGTTTCATCTGTATTCAGTTTATCTGATAATTCTCCTTGTAACGCTTTAATTTTATCATCCGAAACATAAAACAAAGAAGAATTTAAGTTCGAAGGATCCGTAGGCAAGGTATTATTGAATTGAAATCTTCCGCCATCAGGATTTCCCTGACCAGTTTGATTGTCTGTTTGCAATAAATTAACTCGAAATTGGTTCTCGAAATTTTGTCCAACTTTTGAATTAATATTTCCTGAAAAAGTATAACGCTTAAAACCAGAGTTTTTAATAACTCCTTCTACATCATCATATCCTAATGATAATCTGTAGTTTGTGGTTTCGCTTCCGCCTCGCATACTTAAATTATACTTGTTAGAAATTCCCGTTCTATAAAATAATCCCTGATAATCTACTTTATTATTAAAGGCAGGATTCAAACTATCCGATAAAACCATTGGTACATGCGATGTCTGCACATCATCAGACTTCCACCATTTATAAAGCATTGCCATTTTAGCATTTCTTTCGGCAGATCCTATATTCATTGTCACTAGATTTGGAATAGGAGAAAATCCTGTGTTTAATGAAAAAGTAAATTCAGGTTTATCCAAAGCTCCACCTTTTTTGGTTGTAATAATAATAACTCCATTTGCACCGCGTGATCCGTAAATCGCCGCCGCAGAAGCATCTTTTAGGAAATCTATTTTTTCAATATCATTTGGATTTAATGAAGCCAGGAAATCTGTATTGGAAGTATTATATCCAGCTAAATCTTCTAAAGATGTTTGTACTCCGTCAATTACATAAAGCGGACTACTATATCCAGAACCTGACATACTGGTATTTCCACGAATAACCAAAGATCCTCTTCCTCCAGGCGCGCCCGTTTGAGTAGGCGTTTGTATTCCTGTTGCCAAACTACCAATGATAGAAGAAACACTAATCACCGGAATATCCTGCAAATCTTTACTACTAATAGTTGATACTGCAGCATTTACATTTTTTTTATGCACTTTTTGATAACCAATAACAACAACATCACTTAAATCATTTTGGGCCGATTTAAGTCTGATATTTAATTGTTTTTGGTTGCCAACTGTTACTTCTTTCGTAATAAATCCAACATAAGAAACAATCAAAACATCACCTTCTTTTGCCGCAATAGAAAAACTTCCGTCAACATCTGTAGATTCTACTTTGTTTGTTCCCTTAATTTTAACAGAAGCTCCAAATAGGCTTTCACCTAATTCACCCGTCACTTTTCCGGTAATGGGATCAACATCGGCAACAAAATTCAGATTGCTTTCTGCTTTTGTTTTCTCAGCATTTTCCATTATCTCACCTTTTTCTAAATGAAGTGAAATTTTTAATGTATGACCAAAAGAGGAAATACTACATAAGGTGACAAAAAACAATATCGAATTCTTCTTTGTCCAGAGAAATATCTTTTTTTGTTTGGTTAATAGCCCAGTATTTACCGGGTTAAATTGGTTTTTCATAAAATTGGTTGTTTATTGGTTAATAAGAATTTTTAATCAATTGGTTAATAACATAATAAAGAGTACAGTTGCCTTATCTGGCACGTTGTTGGCGTTTTATATTTTATTTCAAAATCAAAAATTAGAATCAAAATGAAACCCTATTATTTTTAGATAATTTGCTTTTATTTATTTTAAAAAAAGGCATAGAAAGAGCCGTAGCTAAATCAAACAAGATTTAACCTTCTTAAAATCAGACATTAAAAAACGAGTTGTTGTTTTTTGATTTGCAGGAATCAGAGTTGTCTAAAAAGTACTTTTATTGCTCTGATTTTTTTCCTTTTAATTTTAATAAACTATATTCATTGGTTATCGGTTTATTGGTTTCTACTTTGGTTAAAGGCAATATTATTTTCGAAAATTTTAAAATCTTACTTAGAAATGATTTCTTTTTTTGTTTTCAAATACAACTGTACATCATACATAAGCTTAATCTGTGTTTTTGCTCGCACCAGATTTTGATCTTCGTATGTTGTAGTATAATAACTGTCATTATTTAAATAATCTCCCAAAAAACGACAGGCTTGTTCAAAAAGAATTAGTGGTAAACTGAGATGAATATTATCTGCTTCTTCTTCAGACATAAAACAAGAAGCTTCAGCAACATAAGCTTTCATAAAAGCCTCATAGATTTCTATGTCAAAACATACTTTTGATAAATCTTTTTCTTCTTCTGTAGCTTTATTGGCTCCCGTTCTTAAGCTATCACCTACATCATGAAAAATACTTCCGGGCATTACCGTATCAAAATCTATAATGCATAGAATATTTTTATTTTCATCAAAAAGCATATTCCCAATTTTAGTATCGTTATGCACAACTCTCACAGGAATTTTTTGCGTATTTATTGCATTAGCAACGCGTTCTATCGTTTTAAAATTAGATTCTAAAAACACAATTGATTCTTTAGCATTCGATAATCTTTCCGGCGAAGCATTTTTTACACTTTCTTCAAAATCAGAAAATCTTTTTATGGTATTATGAAAATCCGGAATTGTGTATTCTAATTCCGAAATGGGGAAACCGAGCAATGCTTTATGAAACTTCGCCAAATAATCCCCAACCTGACTTGCAACTATATTTGAATCAATCCGATCCAGAACCACCGAAGGAATATAAGTTGAGAGCTGCCAAATCGCCTGACCTTGTTGTGAATAAAAATGTCCTTCTCTATTTGCAATAAATTTTAAAGTAGGAAACCCATTTGCGTTCAAATACCAAGTTGTTTTTATCTTATTATTCAGTAACGATTTTATATTGGGAAAAACAACCTGATTCATTTTTTGCAAAATATAATCTCCATCAGCAGTTTCAATTTTATAAGTACTATTGATCAGACCAAATTGTATGGCAGAATACGTAAGGATTGTTTTATTGGGATAAAAATCTTTAAAGACAGTTTTAATTAATTCTTCCATGCTTGTTTTTTATAATTGCCTTGATGCTGTATTTTTTTAAGTTTTACTTCAACCATCATTAATGTTGACTTCATTTACTTTTGTTTTTTATTATTTTAAACTAAAAACAAAACCTTAACTCGTTCTATTCTAAACTTTAAGGCTTTTGCTTTAGGAATAAATATTATTTGTTTTATCGTTCTGTTTTTACTTTTTTATCACTTTAAAACCTCTTGTTTTCCTATAAAAAAGGCTCATTTTAATGCCGTTTTTATACAATTTTAAAAAATGCCGTAAACTCGTATTATACGCGATTTATTCAATTCTTAAAAAAAACTTAAAGTAGGACATAATAGTAAACAAATAATAGTTTTATGATTATTAACTTAAGAATTAAACACTATTTTTCATAATTCCATGACTAAACTATATTTTTTTTTTTACATATAAAACAAAAATCAAAAAAAATGTGCTCGTGCACATTAAAATTATGTGTACGAGCACATTAAAATTAATATCTCAACACGTTTCTCTCGTTTTTTTTAAATTATTCCA
This genomic interval carries:
- a CDS encoding phosphotransferase encodes the protein MEELIKTVFKDFYPNKTILTYSAIQFGLINSTYKIETADGDYILQKMNQVVFPNIKSLLNNKIKTTWYLNANGFPTLKFIANREGHFYSQQGQAIWQLSTYIPSVVLDRIDSNIVASQVGDYLAKFHKALLGFPISELEYTIPDFHNTIKRFSDFEESVKNASPERLSNAKESIVFLESNFKTIERVANAINTQKIPVRVVHNDTKIGNMLFDENKNILCIIDFDTVMPGSIFHDVGDSLRTGANKATEEEKDLSKVCFDIEIYEAFMKAYVAEASCFMSEEEADNIHLSLPLILFEQACRFLGDYLNNDSYYTTTYEDQNLVRAKTQIKLMYDVQLYLKTKKEIISK